Proteins encoded by one window of Monoglobus pectinilyticus:
- a CDS encoding anaerobic ribonucleoside triphosphate reductase, with protein sequence MIKTIVKRDGREAEFDVVKISNAIYKAAEALGGTDHSMADELAEQVVDYVENCLGVERPGVEQLQDAVEKVLVDNGHTRTAKEFILYRAQRSRVREMNTELMKVYEDLTFKSAKDNNVKRENANIDGDTAMGTMLRYGSEGAKRFYDMFILDPHHSAAHRNGDIHIHDLDFLTLTTTCCQIDLLKLFKNGFSTGHGFLREPNDIASYSALACIAIQSNQNDQHGGQSIPNFDFCMAPGVAKTYKKKFISNLSSALAMLSGDENAKDTAKQIVSDIKSEQKIEPTLAGSAEYGEILLKKLEEKMSNESAKRAVKFIVENSVKETDRATYQAMEALIHNLNTMHSRAGAQIPFSSLNYGTDTSEEGRMVMKNLLLAEEAGLGNGETPIFPIHIFKVKEGINFNKEDINYDLFKLACRVSAKRLFPNFSFLDAPFNLQYYKEGHPETEATYMGCRTRVVANSYDKSREITYGRGNLSFTSINLPRIAINANGSIDWFFDELDRKIDLVIDQLLARYKVQAAKTVKNYPFLMGQGIWLDSEKLGPNDTVGEVLKHGTLTAGFIGLAECLKALTGKHHGESQRSQNLGLEIVGHMRKRMDEATEKYGMNFSLIATPAEGLSGRFVNIDREKFGVIEGVTDREYYTNSFHIPVYYPISAYEKIRLEAPYHPLTNGGHISYIELDGDPTTNVEAFENVIRFMKECGIGYGSINHPVDRDPVCGYTGIINDECPKCGRSALDTDENGEVIGIERIRRVTGYLAGTLDRFNDAKKAEVRDRVKHMSINDPDTPMEQL encoded by the coding sequence ATGATTAAAACTATTGTTAAAAGGGATGGCCGCGAGGCGGAATTTGATGTTGTAAAAATTTCAAATGCCATTTATAAAGCTGCCGAAGCGCTTGGTGGTACTGACCATAGTATGGCCGATGAACTTGCCGAGCAGGTTGTGGATTATGTTGAAAATTGTCTTGGTGTAGAAAGACCCGGTGTTGAACAGCTGCAGGACGCGGTTGAAAAAGTCCTTGTTGATAATGGTCATACCAGAACCGCAAAGGAATTCATTTTGTACCGTGCTCAAAGAAGCCGTGTCAGAGAAATGAATACTGAACTGATGAAAGTTTATGAGGACTTGACATTTAAATCGGCAAAGGATAACAACGTAAAGCGTGAAAATGCAAATATTGACGGCGATACTGCTATGGGAACCATGCTTAGGTATGGAAGCGAGGGTGCAAAGCGTTTTTATGATATGTTTATATTAGATCCTCATCATTCTGCCGCTCATAGGAACGGCGATATTCATATACACGATTTGGATTTCCTAACGCTTACAACAACATGCTGTCAGATTGATTTGCTGAAACTGTTTAAAAATGGTTTTTCAACCGGTCACGGTTTTTTGCGCGAGCCGAATGATATTGCAAGTTATTCCGCTTTAGCTTGTATTGCGATACAGTCAAACCAAAATGACCAGCATGGTGGACAAAGTATACCTAACTTTGATTTTTGTATGGCTCCGGGAGTTGCAAAAACCTACAAGAAGAAATTTATTTCAAATCTATCTTCTGCTCTTGCAATGCTTAGCGGCGACGAAAATGCAAAAGACACTGCTAAACAAATCGTTTCCGACATAAAATCTGAGCAGAAAATTGAGCCGACATTAGCCGGTTCCGCAGAGTATGGAGAAATTCTGCTTAAGAAGCTTGAAGAAAAGATGAGTAATGAGTCTGCTAAAAGAGCGGTTAAATTTATAGTAGAAAATTCTGTAAAGGAGACTGACAGGGCAACTTATCAAGCTATGGAAGCTTTAATCCATAACCTCAATACAATGCACTCCAGAGCGGGAGCGCAGATTCCTTTCAGTTCTCTTAATTATGGCACCGATACTTCCGAAGAGGGCCGTATGGTTATGAAAAATCTGTTGTTGGCGGAGGAAGCAGGTCTTGGAAATGGTGAAACGCCTATCTTTCCGATTCATATATTCAAAGTTAAGGAAGGTATAAACTTTAATAAAGAAGATATTAATTACGACCTGTTTAAATTAGCCTGTCGTGTGTCTGCAAAACGCTTGTTTCCTAACTTTAGTTTCCTTGACGCTCCTTTTAATCTTCAATATTATAAAGAGGGTCATCCTGAGACAGAAGCAACATATATGGGCTGCAGAACGAGAGTTGTTGCCAATAGCTATGACAAATCAAGAGAGATAACATATGGCAGAGGAAACCTGAGTTTTACCTCGATAAATTTGCCGCGTATTGCTATTAATGCCAACGGCAGTATAGATTGGTTTTTTGATGAGCTCGACAGAAAGATTGATTTGGTAATCGACCAGCTTTTGGCAAGATATAAGGTTCAGGCTGCAAAAACCGTAAAAAACTATCCGTTTTTAATGGGCCAGGGGATATGGCTGGATTCTGAAAAGCTTGGTCCCAATGATACTGTGGGTGAAGTTCTTAAACATGGAACTTTGACAGCCGGATTTATTGGACTTGCAGAATGTTTGAAAGCGCTTACCGGTAAACATCACGGAGAATCTCAGCGCTCTCAGAATTTAGGTCTTGAAATTGTTGGGCATATGCGCAAAAGAATGGATGAAGCCACAGAAAAGTATGGAATGAACTTTTCATTGATTGCAACGCCGGCGGAAGGTCTTTCAGGCAGATTTGTCAACATTGACAGAGAAAAATTCGGGGTTATAGAAGGGGTAACTGACAGAGAATATTATACAAATTCATTCCATATTCCTGTATATTATCCTATCAGCGCATATGAGAAAATAAGATTGGAAGCTCCATATCATCCATTAACAAATGGAGGACATATATCTTATATTGAGCTTGACGGCGACCCCACAACAAATGTAGAAGCATTTGAAAATGTTATCCGATTTATGAAAGAATGCGGTATAGGATACGGCAGTATCAATCACCCTGTTGACCGTGACCCGGTGTGCGGATATACCGGAATTATAAACGATGAATGTCCTAAGTGCGGCAGAAGTGCGCTTGATACTGATGAAAACGGTGAAGTTATTGGTATAGAAAGAATAAGAAGAGTAACAGGTTATTTGGCAGGTACATTGGATAGGTTTAATGACGCTAAAAAGGCTGAGGTCAGAGATAGGGTAAAACATATGAGTATTAATGACCCGGACACTCCAATGGAACAGCTGTAG
- a CDS encoding glycoside hydrolase family 88/105 protein, producing the protein MSKQRFLEIAKKMADTVMKDNSPIISKKWQYDCGLTLLGIGSVYEETNDNRYFDYIKESMDYFINEDGTINTYNPTVYNIDHINNGKDCFWLYNKTGEEKYIKAVELLKSQLKTHPRTESGAYFHKLIYPNQIWLDGLFMGEPFCAQYAKECNHPENFDDIVKQFVIAEKATYEPRCGLYAHACDESKSAFWADKATGRSLNVWGRSCGWFCMAIVDVLDFMPEDHPGRQTLINMYNKVISNVVKYQDESGVWYQVLDNRRSDNYKESTCSCMFAYSMNKAIKMGYIDEETYKPYLLKAVDGIFNEFIRIDGDYAYLKNCCAVAGLGPDDNHRRDGSLDYYFSEPITENDCKGVGPFLLLATNYIY; encoded by the coding sequence TTGAGTAAGCAAAGATTTTTAGAAATAGCTAAAAAAATGGCGGATACTGTCATGAAAGATAATTCACCTATAATAAGTAAAAAATGGCAGTATGACTGCGGACTTACCTTGCTCGGAATTGGCTCGGTATATGAAGAAACAAACGACAATAGATATTTTGATTATATCAAAGAGAGTATGGACTATTTTATCAACGAAGACGGAACTATAAATACATATAATCCAACAGTATATAACATAGACCATATAAATAACGGAAAAGACTGCTTTTGGCTCTACAATAAAACAGGCGAAGAAAAATACATCAAGGCCGTTGAGTTATTAAAGTCACAGCTCAAAACCCATCCTAGAACGGAGTCTGGCGCATATTTCCACAAGTTGATTTATCCTAATCAAATATGGCTTGACGGATTATTTATGGGTGAACCGTTCTGTGCTCAATATGCAAAAGAGTGTAACCATCCTGAAAATTTTGATGATATAGTAAAACAATTTGTGATTGCGGAGAAAGCTACTTATGAACCGCGCTGCGGCTTATATGCACATGCTTGCGACGAATCAAAATCAGCCTTTTGGGCAGATAAGGCTACCGGACGTTCACTCAATGTTTGGGGCCGTTCATGCGGTTGGTTCTGTATGGCTATTGTTGATGTTCTTGACTTTATGCCTGAAGACCATCCCGGAAGACAAACTCTAATTAATATGTATAACAAGGTTATTTCAAATGTTGTTAAATATCAGGATGAAAGCGGCGTTTGGTATCAGGTTCTTGACAACAGACGCAGCGATAATTATAAGGAATCCACTTGCAGCTGCATGTTTGCTTATTCTATGAACAAAGCTATAAAAATGGGATATATTGATGAAGAAACTTATAAACCTTATCTCTTAAAAGCTGTTGACGGAATTTTTAACGAATTTATAAGAATTGACGGCGACTATGCTTATCTTAAAAACTGCTGTGCTGTTGCCGGTTTAGGACCGGATGACAATCACAGACGTGACGGAAGCCTTGATTATTACTTCAGCGAGCCGATTACTGAAAACGACTGTAAAGGTGTTGGACCATTCCTTCTGCTCGCCACAAATTATATTTATTAA
- a CDS encoding sugar phosphate isomerase/epimerase family protein, whose protein sequence is MFNKLNFGMRGHDTKATDIESLAKILEEAGAAHVQLALKKSFKDINWQNSILTPELGCYIKNTLAEHGVRVSVLGCYINPVHPDEAKRKEEVEWFKAHLKFAKYLGCDMVGTETGFYNTFEETHTEENYQRFFKSMREIVDCAENLGSIVGVETVTKHSMFNPKMTKRFLDEIDSPNVTIIYDPVNISDMNDRDEQHKIVDEVYSLYGDRIGILHFKDYEVIDGKKEGRLAGDGVFDYEYLFKYAKKYTPVINAILETNSEDNFKNTAEKILSIWDSTVTE, encoded by the coding sequence ATGTTTAATAAGTTAAATTTTGGAATGAGAGGTCATGATACTAAGGCAACTGATATTGAGAGCCTGGCAAAAATCCTTGAAGAGGCCGGCGCTGCTCACGTTCAGCTGGCTTTAAAAAAGTCTTTTAAAGATATAAATTGGCAGAATAGTATCCTTACTCCGGAACTCGGGTGCTATATCAAAAACACTCTTGCGGAACACGGAGTCAGAGTGTCGGTTTTGGGGTGTTACATAAACCCGGTTCATCCGGATGAAGCTAAAAGAAAAGAAGAAGTTGAGTGGTTTAAAGCTCATCTGAAATTTGCTAAATATTTAGGCTGTGATATGGTTGGAACAGAAACAGGGTTTTATAATACATTTGAAGAAACTCATACAGAAGAGAATTATCAGCGATTCTTTAAAAGTATGCGCGAAATAGTTGACTGTGCTGAAAACTTAGGAAGTATTGTCGGGGTAGAGACTGTAACAAAACATAGTATGTTTAACCCTAAAATGACAAAGAGATTCCTTGACGAAATAGATTCTCCGAATGTTACTATTATATATGATCCTGTAAATATTTCAGATATGAATGATAGGGATGAACAGCATAAAATAGTTGATGAAGTATACAGTCTATACGGTGATAGAATAGGTATTCTTCATTTTAAAGATTATGAAGTAATAGACGGAAAAAAAGAAGGAAGACTGGCTGGAGACGGCGTTTTTGATTATGAGTATCTGTTTAAGTATGCTAAAAAATATACTCCGGTGATTAATGCGATATTAGAGACAAATAGTGAGGATAATTTTAAAAATACGGCAGAGAAAATTTTAAGTATATGGGATAGTACTGTTACTGAGTAA
- the sfsA gene encoding DNA/RNA nuclease SfsA, translating to MIYNNVVSGRFVSRPNRFIAIVDVDGAEQMCHVKNTGRCRELLVPGASVFLEVSSNPNRKTKYDLISVYKGDNLINIDSQASNKVFNEWLNENKLFNDIKLVKPETKYGTSRFDFYIEADGKKIFAETKGVTLEENGTAMFPDAPTERGRKHLVELSDSVRHGYDAYVVFIIQMSGVKVFKPNIRTDLTFAKDLKKASESGVKIIAFDSMVTEISLKINDYIPVLFD from the coding sequence GTGATATATAATAATGTTGTATCAGGCAGGTTTGTTTCAAGACCAAATAGATTTATTGCAATTGTCGATGTTGACGGAGCTGAACAGATGTGTCATGTGAAAAATACAGGAAGGTGTCGGGAGCTGCTTGTTCCCGGCGCATCTGTTTTTTTGGAGGTATCTTCAAATCCTAACCGAAAGACTAAGTATGATTTGATTTCTGTATATAAGGGTGACAATTTGATAAATATAGACAGTCAAGCTTCCAATAAGGTTTTTAATGAATGGCTTAACGAAAACAAATTATTTAATGATATTAAGTTAGTAAAACCGGAGACAAAATATGGAACGTCAAGGTTTGATTTTTATATTGAAGCAGACGGCAAAAAAATATTTGCTGAGACAAAAGGGGTTACGCTTGAAGAAAATGGTACAGCGATGTTTCCGGACGCACCAACAGAGAGAGGAAGAAAACATCTTGTGGAATTAAGTGATTCTGTAAGACACGGATATGACGCTTATGTTGTATTCATTATACAAATGTCCGGTGTTAAGGTTTTTAAACCTAATATAAGAACAGATTTAACTTTTGCAAAGGATTTGAAGAAAGCATCTGAATCCGGAGTAAAAATTATTGCTTTTGACAGCATGGTAACAGAAATTAGTTTGAAAATAAACGATTATATTCCTGTTTTATTTGATTAA
- a CDS encoding single-stranded DNA-binding protein, whose translation MSESTFTESSYYDNNIVTLVGKIISPPELSHEIYGEKYYSTQLAVSRLSEKMDYIPITISERLFGEYYPTPNDHVKIIGQYRSYNNYSGVGNRLILTVFVKEILYISEADEEDFEKSKSMSNVNPNQIYLNGFICKEPTYRTTPFNREISDVLLAVNRSYKKSDYIPCIAWGRNAKYVQSLSVGTNIKVWGRIQSREYQKHISETEVVNKTAYEVSISKLEIVE comes from the coding sequence ATGTCTGAAAGCACATTCACCGAAAGCAGCTACTATGACAATAATATTGTCACACTGGTGGGAAAAATAATTTCACCGCCTGAACTGTCACATGAAATCTACGGAGAAAAATACTATTCTACTCAGCTGGCCGTCAGCAGGCTCAGTGAAAAAATGGACTATATACCCATAACTATCTCAGAACGCCTATTCGGTGAATATTATCCTACACCTAACGACCATGTTAAGATTATAGGTCAATACCGTTCTTATAATAATTATTCCGGCGTCGGAAACAGGCTTATATTAACAGTTTTTGTTAAAGAAATACTTTATATTTCAGAAGCTGACGAAGAAGATTTTGAAAAGTCAAAATCTATGTCCAACGTAAACCCAAATCAAATATACTTAAACGGGTTTATTTGCAAAGAGCCAACCTATAGAACAACCCCATTTAACCGCGAAATATCTGACGTATTGCTCGCCGTAAACCGTTCATACAAAAAATCTGATTACATACCGTGCATCGCATGGGGCAGAAACGCAAAATATGTACAGTCGCTGTCTGTGGGTACAAATATAAAAGTTTGGGGAAGAATACAGAGCCGGGAATATCAAAAACATATAAGCGAAACAGAAGTAGTCAATAAAACCGCATACGAAGTTTCAATCTCAAAATTAGAAATAGTAGAATAG
- a CDS encoding polysaccharide deacetylase family protein produces the protein MRIWFVGKKTGIALGAIVILFFALILFGHINKNSAAISAASPSDRDLPIYCVEKDENDKKIAISFDAAWDNSDTETLKNILGERNVKTTFFVVGDWVDKYPDSVKSLSDAGHEVMNHSSKHPHMTQISTDKMKAELDDCANKIEAITGRRPNLFRPPYGDYNNEVVKTARECGYYTIQWSIDSLDWKDLSADEIYKRVVPKVKPGAIVLFHNAAKHTPEALPKILDDLIAQGYEIVPISELIIKDNYQIDANGMQYSTNNEKSEVNNNV, from the coding sequence ATGAGGATATGGTTCGTCGGTAAAAAAACTGGTATCGCCTTGGGCGCTATCGTAATTCTATTTTTTGCATTAATTTTATTTGGACATATCAATAAAAATTCTGCAGCCATAAGCGCTGCAAGCCCTAGCGACCGAGACTTACCAATATACTGCGTTGAAAAAGATGAAAATGACAAAAAAATTGCCATTTCATTTGATGCTGCCTGGGATAACTCTGATACGGAAACACTTAAGAACATTCTTGGAGAAAGAAATGTTAAAACTACTTTTTTTGTTGTTGGCGATTGGGTGGATAAATATCCTGATTCTGTAAAATCCTTATCAGACGCAGGACACGAGGTTATGAATCATTCATCAAAACATCCGCATATGACTCAAATATCAACCGACAAAATGAAAGCTGAACTTGACGACTGTGCAAACAAAATCGAGGCAATAACAGGCAGAAGACCAAATCTCTTCAGACCACCATACGGAGACTACAATAATGAAGTTGTTAAAACAGCTAGAGAGTGTGGCTATTACACAATCCAATGGAGTATTGACAGCCTTGACTGGAAAGATTTGAGCGCTGATGAAATATATAAAAGAGTAGTTCCTAAAGTTAAACCGGGCGCTATTGTATTATTCCATAATGCGGCTAAGCACACGCCGGAAGCACTACCTAAAATTTTAGATGACTTAATAGCACAAGGTTATGAAATAGTTCCTATATCGGAATTAATAATAAAAGATAATTATCAAATTGATGCAAACGGAATGCAGTACAGCACAAATAATGAAAAATCGGAGGTCAACAACAATGTCTGA
- a CDS encoding arsenate reductase family protein — protein MKFICYPKCSTCKKAEKWLNENGVNFTVRDIKENNPSFDELKEWYDMSGLELKKFFNTSGMLYRSMGLKDKLNDMSEEEQLKLLSTDGMLVKRPLVIKDDKVLIGFKEKEWENVLK, from the coding sequence ATAAAATTTATTTGCTATCCAAAATGTTCAACATGTAAAAAGGCAGAGAAATGGCTTAATGAAAATGGAGTTAATTTTACTGTTCGGGATATAAAAGAAAATAATCCAAGTTTTGATGAATTAAAAGAATGGTATGATATGAGCGGATTGGAGCTAAAAAAGTTTTTCAACACCAGCGGAATGCTGTACCGTTCTATGGGATTAAAAGATAAGTTAAATGATATGTCTGAAGAAGAACAGTTAAAACTTTTGTCAACAGACGGTATGCTTGTAAAACGCCCTCTTGTTATAAAAGATGATAAGGTTTTAATAGGCTTTAAAGAAAAGGAATGGGAAAATGTTTTAAAATAA
- a CDS encoding pentapeptide repeat-containing protein, protein MKKSIGFILNFQAQECDDIVKYIHIQNNNADDISNIHIENGCCTDIDMEDLYFKNTIFENCTFINCSLKDCSFNNVKFHKCLFKNSNLSNGWYKQCSFENSQYISTDFKNSNFNNACLYQTTTKYSNFNRSVFNNIIINDCDMSDTFFSDCSFKNTEIKESKFVRTEFFQTSLAGLDFSNSILESIIMSDNAKELSGAKVNSYQAAELSKLLGLIVVD, encoded by the coding sequence ATGAAAAAGTCCATTGGTTTTATTTTGAATTTCCAGGCGCAGGAATGTGACGATATTGTTAAATATATTCACATTCAGAATAATAACGCTGATGATATATCAAATATACATATTGAAAACGGCTGCTGTACAGACATTGATATGGAAGACTTGTATTTCAAAAATACAATATTTGAGAACTGTACGTTTATAAATTGCAGTCTTAAAGACTGCAGCTTTAATAATGTTAAATTTCATAAATGCCTGTTTAAAAATTCAAATTTATCAAACGGATGGTATAAACAATGCTCTTTTGAAAACTCACAATATATAAGCACCGATTTTAAAAACAGTAATTTTAATAACGCTTGTCTTTATCAAACAACAACCAAATATTCTAACTTTAACCGTTCCGTCTTTAACAACATCATAATAAACGACTGCGATATGTCAGACACTTTTTTCTCAGATTGTTCATTTAAGAATACGGAGATAAAAGAGTCTAAATTTGTGCGCACTGAATTCTTTCAAACCAGTCTTGCGGGGCTGGACTTTTCAAATTCAATACTTGAAAGTATCATTATGTCAGACAATGCAAAGGAATTATCCGGAGCTAAAGTTAACAGTTATCAAGCAGCAGAGCTGTCAAAACTGCTTGGATTGATTGTTGTTGACTGA
- a CDS encoding translation factor GTPase family protein, translating into MKKIAIGIVAHVDSGKTTLSEGLLYQAGEIRKLGRVDHRNAFLDTHPIERDRGITIFLKQAVFNINDTEFTLLDTPGHVDFSTEMERTLQVLDYAILVISGSEGVQSHTETLWKLLKRYEVPCFLFINKMDIAESSHRDIILNLRDKLDDGCVDFSSDFGSEAFYDNIAMCSEKLMEQYLNMGEIKESDIQEAISERCVFPCFFGSALKLSGVDEFLRGLDKYTKSINYKSDFAAKVFKISDDGNGNRLTHLKITGGTLKVKQLLDGTTSDGENWSEKVDQIRIYSGTKFHAAEQVKAGTICAVTGLGNTYPGEGLGDEENSQSALLTPVLSYKVELLSDIDLHNALSNLRKIEEEEPQLYVMWNEQLQEIHIQLMGEVQLEVLKQIVFDRFGMKIDFVRGNIAYRETIAEQTEGVGHYEPLRHYAEVHLLLQPGKRGSGIKYYNKCNEDKLDKNWQKLIMTHLKEKTHIGVLTGSPITDIKITLVAGRAHQKHTEGGDFRQATYRAVRQGLKMTKNILLEPWYEFKLEVPTDSIGRAMTDIQQMGGRFSQPENNGVDMTVISGFAPVSGMMEYQSEVSMYTKGRGRLTCLPNGYELCNNSDEVIEKIGYDSERDIENTADSVFCSHGAGFVVKWNEVRDYMHVDSGFDIDGLQKEIDVSEKRTSEYISSVVTDKELMKIFENTYGPIKRDTYSVLYTKKSHVNNNKPIKNKPKKEQGEDYLLVDGYNIIYAWDNLKEYADENLDMARHKLINILCNYQGFCKCQVILVFDAYKVKNNPGEIEKYHNINIVYTKEKETADMYIEKVSHQLSKKHRVRVATSDGLEQLIILGNGAYRVSANEFKKEVDMVEKAIREFLKK; encoded by the coding sequence ATGAAAAAAATTGCAATTGGCATTGTGGCTCATGTAGATTCAGGTAAAACTACGCTTTCAGAAGGCCTATTATATCAGGCGGGCGAAATAAGAAAATTAGGACGGGTTGATCATCGCAATGCATTTTTGGATACACACCCGATTGAGCGTGACAGAGGAATAACTATTTTTCTTAAGCAAGCCGTATTTAACATTAATGATACTGAATTCACCCTGCTTGATACCCCTGGGCATGTGGACTTTTCAACCGAGATGGAAAGAACCCTTCAGGTTCTTGATTATGCTATTTTAGTAATCAGCGGCTCTGAGGGGGTTCAAAGTCATACAGAAACCTTGTGGAAGCTGCTTAAAAGATACGAAGTTCCTTGTTTTTTGTTTATTAATAAGATGGATATTGCTGAAAGCAGCCATAGAGATATAATTCTGAATTTAAGAGATAAACTGGACGATGGCTGTGTTGATTTCTCGTCTGATTTTGGCTCAGAAGCTTTTTATGACAATATAGCAATGTGCAGCGAGAAATTAATGGAGCAGTATCTAAATATGGGAGAAATTAAGGAATCTGATATTCAGGAGGCTATATCAGAACGCTGTGTTTTTCCATGTTTCTTTGGATCAGCGCTTAAGCTGAGTGGTGTGGATGAGTTTTTAAGAGGATTAGATAAGTATACAAAAAGTATAAATTATAAAAGTGATTTTGCGGCAAAGGTTTTTAAAATATCAGACGACGGCAACGGTAACCGTTTAACTCATTTAAAAATTACAGGCGGAACTTTAAAGGTAAAGCAGCTTCTGGACGGAACAACATCTGATGGAGAAAACTGGTCAGAAAAAGTGGACCAAATAAGGATATATTCAGGAACAAAGTTTCATGCAGCTGAACAAGTTAAGGCCGGAACAATCTGCGCTGTGACCGGTCTTGGAAACACTTATCCGGGAGAGGGGCTGGGAGATGAAGAGAATTCTCAATCTGCTCTATTAACGCCTGTTCTTTCTTATAAAGTTGAATTGCTTTCTGATATTGACTTGCATAACGCTCTTTCAAACTTGAGAAAGATTGAAGAAGAAGAGCCGCAGCTTTATGTTATGTGGAATGAACAGCTTCAGGAAATACACATACAACTTATGGGCGAGGTACAGCTTGAGGTTTTGAAGCAAATAGTTTTTGACAGATTTGGAATGAAAATTGACTTTGTAAGAGGAAATATAGCATATCGTGAAACAATTGCGGAACAGACTGAAGGCGTTGGTCATTATGAACCTCTCAGACATTATGCAGAGGTGCATTTGCTTCTTCAGCCGGGAAAGCGGGGCAGCGGAATAAAGTATTATAATAAGTGCAATGAAGATAAACTGGATAAAAATTGGCAAAAACTGATTATGACGCATTTAAAAGAAAAGACTCATATAGGTGTATTAACCGGTTCCCCAATCACTGATATAAAAATTACACTAGTGGCCGGACGGGCTCATCAAAAACATACTGAAGGCGGAGATTTCAGGCAGGCAACGTATAGGGCTGTCAGACAGGGCTTAAAAATGACTAAGAACATTCTCCTGGAACCTTGGTATGAGTTTAAATTAGAAGTTCCGACTGATTCTATAGGCAGAGCAATGACGGATATACAGCAGATGGGAGGAAGATTTTCACAGCCGGAGAATAATGGCGTTGATATGACAGTAATTTCAGGATTTGCGCCGGTGTCCGGGATGATGGAGTATCAAAGTGAAGTCAGTATGTATACAAAAGGCAGAGGAAGACTTACATGTTTGCCAAACGGCTATGAGCTATGTAATAATTCCGATGAAGTCATTGAAAAAATCGGATATGACAGTGAAAGAGATATTGAAAATACTGCTGATTCTGTATTTTGTTCTCATGGAGCGGGATTTGTTGTGAAATGGAATGAAGTTCGGGATTATATGCATGTTGACAGTGGTTTTGATATAGATGGTTTACAAAAAGAAATTGATGTTTCAGAGAAAAGGACATCAGAATATATCAGCAGTGTTGTAACTGATAAAGAATTAATGAAAATATTTGAAAACACTTACGGACCTATAAAACGGGATACCTATTCTGTGTTATATACAAAAAAGTCTCATGTTAACAACAATAAGCCGATAAAGAATAAACCTAAAAAAGAACAGGGCGAGGATTATCTATTAGTTGACGGATACAATATTATATATGCTTGGGATAATTTGAAAGAATATGCTGATGAAAATTTAGATATGGCTAGGCACAAGCTTATAAATATTTTGTGTAACTATCAGGGATTTTGTAAGTGTCAGGTAATATTAGTGTTTGACGCTTATAAGGTCAAAAATAACCCGGGCGAAATTGAAAAATATCACAATATAAATATTGTTTATACCAAAGAAAAGGAAACTGCCGATATGTATATTGAGAAGGTATCTCATCAGCTAAGTAAAAAACATAGAGTTAGAGTAGCGACTTCTGACGGACTGGAACAGTTAATAATCCTTGGTAATGGTGCATACAGGGTGTCGGCAAATGAGTTTAAAAAAGAGGTTGATATGGTTGAAAAGGCAATACGCGAATTCTTAAAAAAATGA
- a CDS encoding spore coat associated protein CotJA: protein MPFANETVPLEMPLVGYAYVPMQQAEMRNLFDPEYGLKEGTIFPILNKPMGVYGKQTKGDIIFKNGGM from the coding sequence ATGCCATTTGCAAATGAAACCGTGCCTCTTGAAATGCCGCTTGTTGGCTATGCCTATGTGCCCATGCAGCAGGCCGAAATGAGAAATTTGTTTGATCCTGAGTACGGTCTTAAGGAAGGAACTATATTCCCTATTTTAAATAAACCTATGGGTGTGTATGGAAAGCAAACAAAAGGCGACATAATTTTTAAAAACGGAGGAATGTAA
- a CDS encoding spore coat protein CotJB: MNAREELLKKLSAYSFAEKEWNLYLDTHPNDRDGLMMHRRMADKAKELSKEFEEKFGPLTTMNVTNTECFDWIEEPWPWDNV, translated from the coding sequence ATGAATGCGAGAGAAGAGTTATTAAAAAAATTATCCGCCTATAGCTTTGCGGAAAAAGAATGGAACCTATATTTGGATACTCATCCGAATGATAGAGATGGCCTTATGATGCACAGAAGAATGGCTGATAAGGCAAAGGAATTAAGTAAAGAGTTTGAGGAAAAGTTTGGTCCTTTAACTACTATGAATGTGACTAACACAGAATGTTTTGATTGGATTGAAGAACCATGGCCGTGGGATAATGTTTGA